A DNA window from Comamonas sp. 26 contains the following coding sequences:
- the surE gene encoding 5'/3'-nucleotidase SurE, whose amino-acid sequence MKILICNDDGFQAPGIVALHDALRTVADVEVVAPEHNNSAKSNALTLNAPLYVHKAYNGFRYVNGTPADCVHIALTGLLGYRPDLVVSGINNGANMGDDTIYSGTVGAAMEGFLFGIPSIAFSQVDKGWAEIEAAAATARQMVQDMQSQQLIGTAPWLLNVNIPNMPLEALKSIKLCRLGRRHSAEQAIQQQSPRGETMYWIGSAGAAKDDSEGTDFHATAHGHVAMTPLKVDLTDYDSLGYWAQTASKLTGVAS is encoded by the coding sequence ATGAAGATTCTTATTTGCAATGACGACGGCTTTCAGGCCCCCGGTATCGTGGCTTTGCACGACGCCCTGCGCACCGTGGCAGACGTTGAAGTGGTGGCCCCGGAGCACAACAACAGCGCCAAGTCCAATGCCCTGACGCTGAACGCGCCACTGTATGTGCACAAGGCCTATAACGGTTTTCGCTACGTGAACGGCACACCTGCCGACTGCGTGCACATCGCGCTGACGGGATTGCTGGGCTACCGGCCTGATCTGGTGGTCTCCGGTATCAACAACGGCGCCAATATGGGCGACGACACGATTTACTCGGGCACCGTGGGTGCGGCCATGGAAGGCTTTTTGTTTGGTATTCCTTCCATTGCTTTCTCGCAGGTGGACAAGGGCTGGGCCGAAATTGAAGCCGCAGCCGCAACAGCCCGCCAGATGGTGCAGGACATGCAGTCGCAGCAACTGATTGGCACTGCGCCCTGGTTGCTCAACGTGAATATTCCCAATATGCCGCTGGAGGCGCTCAAGAGCATCAAGCTGTGCCGTCTGGGGCGTCGCCATTCGGCTGAGCAGGCTATTCAGCAGCAAAGCCCGCGTGGCGAGACCATGTACTGGATCGGCAGCGCAGGCGCGGCCAAGGATGATTCCGAAGGCACGGACTTCCACGCGACGGCCCATGGTCATGTGGCCATGACACCGCTAAAGGTGGATCTGACCGATTACGACAGTCTGGGTTACTGGGCACAGACCGCCAGCAAGCTGACGGGTGTGGCATCGTGA
- a CDS encoding peptidoglycan DD-metalloendopeptidase family protein, which produces MLVSRSLGAWGTAVLAGVILAGCSTQANRAPVEDRGQSSSSTSSSVDVKSLPGAENAGKPGYYTIKPGDTLIKVGLEHGQSWKDIARWSNLDNPNVIEVGQVVRVVPPGRDVASTPSTGGGRGVVPVVVGGGSAATPTPAPAPTPSSSPAPAAKGADDVDFIWPASGSLIAGFDEQRNKGYDISGKAGDSVVAAADGRVVYAGAGLRGYGNLIILKHNNTYLTAYAHNQSLMVKEDQSVKKGQKIAEMGSTDADRVKLHFEVRRQGKPVDPSRYLPSR; this is translated from the coding sequence ATGTTGGTATCGCGAAGTCTTGGTGCATGGGGAACGGCTGTGCTGGCAGGTGTCATCCTGGCTGGTTGCTCCACCCAGGCAAACAGGGCTCCTGTGGAAGATCGCGGACAGTCGTCGTCTTCCACCTCTTCCAGTGTGGATGTCAAGTCTCTGCCCGGCGCAGAAAACGCAGGCAAGCCTGGTTACTACACCATCAAGCCCGGTGACACGCTGATCAAGGTCGGTCTGGAGCACGGCCAGAGCTGGAAAGACATCGCTCGCTGGAGCAATCTGGACAACCCCAATGTGATCGAAGTCGGCCAGGTGGTACGCGTGGTGCCGCCAGGTCGTGATGTGGCCTCCACACCTTCGACGGGTGGTGGTCGCGGTGTGGTGCCTGTGGTGGTGGGTGGTGGCAGTGCTGCTACCCCGACACCTGCTCCTGCACCCACTCCTTCGAGCAGCCCGGCTCCTGCAGCCAAGGGCGCTGATGATGTGGACTTCATCTGGCCAGCCAGCGGTTCGCTGATTGCCGGTTTTGATGAGCAGCGCAACAAGGGTTACGACATCAGCGGCAAGGCTGGTGACTCGGTCGTGGCTGCTGCGGATGGTCGCGTGGTGTATGCGGGCGCTGGCCTGCGTGGCTACGGTAACCTCATCATCCTGAAGCACAACAATACCTATCTGACGGCCTACGCCCACAACCAGTCTTTGATGGTTAAGGAAGATCAGTCCGTGAAGAAGGGGCAGAAGATTGCTGAAATGGGCAGCACTGATGCAGACCGCGTCAAGCTGCACTTTGAAGTGCGTCGTCAGGGCAAGCCTGTCGACCCTTCGCGTTACCTGCCCTCTCGTTAA
- a CDS encoding protein-L-isoaspartate(D-aspartate) O-methyltransferase, protein MSERRSPQVPGWIARSVQTGVSAARSPVAPRPINPLGVAASPVGVGLDSSTVRARMAQRIGAAGVSNPAVLQAMATVERHRFVDSALVNQAYEDTSLPIGLGQTISKPSVVARMMELLLDSDAARSGQGRVLEIGTGCGYQAAVLAMVTKEVYSIERLRGLHEKARSNLRPMRLSNVHLILGDGMVGFASGAPYAGIISAAGGDTVPQAWCDQLAIGGRLVAPVVVGSGKQALLVIDKSSHGFTQTVLEAVNFVPLKSGIA, encoded by the coding sequence GTGAGCGAGCGCCGCTCTCCCCAGGTGCCGGGCTGGATCGCCCGCTCCGTGCAAACCGGCGTCAGCGCAGCGCGCTCGCCAGTGGCTCCACGGCCTATCAATCCCTTAGGTGTGGCGGCTTCGCCCGTGGGGGTAGGGCTTGATTCATCGACAGTGCGCGCACGCATGGCCCAGCGCATTGGCGCGGCAGGCGTCAGCAACCCAGCCGTGCTGCAGGCCATGGCGACGGTGGAGCGCCATCGCTTCGTCGATAGCGCCTTGGTCAATCAGGCTTATGAAGACACCAGCTTGCCGATTGGTCTGGGTCAGACTATCTCCAAGCCCAGCGTGGTGGCGCGCATGATGGAACTGCTGCTCGACTCTGACGCTGCCAGAAGCGGGCAGGGTCGTGTGCTGGAGATTGGCACGGGTTGTGGATATCAGGCCGCCGTGCTGGCCATGGTGACCAAAGAGGTTTATTCGATTGAGCGTTTGCGTGGCCTGCATGAAAAAGCCCGCAGCAATCTGCGGCCCATGCGCCTGTCCAATGTCCACCTGATTCTGGGTGATGGCATGGTGGGCTTTGCCAGTGGCGCGCCTTATGCGGGCATCATCTCTGCTGCAGGCGGAGACACCGTGCCGCAGGCTTGGTGCGATCAGCTGGCTATCGGCGGGCGTCTTGTGGCTCCCGTTGTTGTGGGCTCTGGTAAGCAGGCACTGCTGGTGATTGACAAGAGTTCACACGGTTTTACGCAAACAGTTTTAGAAGCAGTTAACTTTGTCCCTCTAAAATCGGGGATCGCCTAG
- a CDS encoding ParD-like family protein: MGIVKISDQLHDQIRVSSAALGRSINAQAEHWLRVGQLAEHHPQLNYEGICALLLQEAERTLQLQPLTGYEADASARRPRSVRLVGGMQ, encoded by the coding sequence ATGGGAATCGTCAAAATTTCAGACCAATTGCACGACCAGATTCGTGTCTCCAGCGCGGCCCTTGGCCGCTCCATCAATGCTCAGGCCGAACACTGGCTGCGCGTAGGCCAATTGGCCGAGCATCACCCTCAGCTCAATTACGAAGGTATTTGCGCCCTGCTGCTGCAAGAGGCTGAACGCACGCTGCAACTGCAGCCGCTGACAGGCTACGAGGCGGATGCCTCTGCACGCCGCCCCCGCTCTGTGCGTCTGGTTGGAGGCATGCAATGA
- a CDS encoding phospholipase D family protein gives MQYTQALRSALSLWPSTAALLIAGLLTGCSLPPMPERTTSHSLSTEAAIQSRLGQALAPLQQAHPKLSGIHPLSDAYAAYAARALLARAAQHTLDVQYYIWRNDTTGHLLLNELLQAANRSVRVRLLLDDGGTAGMDATLAALDQHPNIEVRLFNPFAVRTPKVLGYVTEFSRTQRRMHNKGFTADNQASIVGGRNIGDEYFAATDGVLFADLDVVAVGTVVPDIGHDFDRYWNSQSAYPSASLLPPMPEQAVQQVYSSLQADTLRPESQAYIQAVQQSRFSQDLLSGNLPLEWAAATLVSDDPSKVLSQSGKEDLLLAQLQPAIGTPAQSLDLISPYFVPTQAGINAFAQMRAQGIKVRILTNSLEATDVAAVHAGYEQYRKPLLKLGVELYEMRRQINLQPRNPPKAYGEAPSPAAFSGSKGGVAGSSGASLHAKTFAIDGQRLFVGSFNFDPRSALLNTEQGLVILDPKLAQEVSQTLDQYLPMLAYKVQLDASGKLQWISETGQPQTFSHDPGTSWFKRAMVRVLSWLPIEGFL, from the coding sequence ATGCAATACACACAGGCCCTTCGCTCCGCACTTTCCCTGTGGCCCAGCACGGCCGCCTTGCTGATCGCGGGCCTGCTCACCGGCTGCAGCCTGCCGCCCATGCCCGAGCGCACCACCTCGCACTCACTGAGTACGGAAGCTGCAATCCAGTCACGACTCGGTCAAGCACTCGCCCCACTGCAGCAAGCGCACCCCAAGCTGAGCGGCATCCACCCGCTTAGCGATGCCTATGCCGCGTACGCCGCCCGCGCCCTGCTGGCCCGGGCGGCGCAGCACACGCTGGATGTGCAGTACTACATCTGGCGCAACGACACCACGGGCCATCTGCTGCTCAATGAACTGCTGCAGGCCGCCAACCGCAGCGTGCGCGTACGTCTGCTGCTGGACGACGGCGGCACCGCTGGCATGGACGCCACGCTGGCCGCGCTGGATCAGCACCCGAACATTGAAGTGCGCCTGTTCAACCCCTTTGCCGTGCGCACACCCAAGGTGCTGGGCTATGTCACAGAGTTCTCGCGCACCCAGCGGCGCATGCATAACAAGGGCTTTACGGCAGATAACCAGGCCTCCATCGTCGGGGGTCGCAATATTGGCGACGAGTACTTTGCCGCCACGGATGGCGTGCTGTTTGCCGACCTTGATGTAGTCGCTGTCGGCACCGTGGTACCCGATATTGGCCACGATTTTGATCGTTACTGGAACAGCCAGTCCGCTTACCCTAGCGCCAGCCTGCTGCCGCCGATGCCAGAGCAAGCCGTGCAGCAGGTCTATAGCAGCCTGCAGGCAGACACCCTGCGGCCTGAATCCCAGGCCTATATTCAGGCCGTACAGCAAAGTCGCTTCAGCCAGGATTTGCTCTCGGGCAATCTGCCGCTGGAATGGGCTGCCGCCACGCTGGTCAGCGACGACCCCTCCAAGGTCTTGAGTCAGTCTGGCAAAGAAGACTTGTTGCTGGCCCAGTTGCAACCGGCCATTGGCACACCAGCCCAGTCGCTGGATCTGATCTCGCCCTACTTTGTGCCCACGCAGGCCGGCATCAACGCCTTTGCACAAATGCGCGCACAAGGCATCAAGGTGCGCATTCTGACCAATAGCCTTGAGGCCACCGACGTAGCCGCCGTGCACGCTGGCTATGAGCAGTATCGCAAGCCCCTGCTCAAACTCGGGGTCGAGCTGTACGAAATGCGCCGCCAGATCAATCTGCAACCCCGCAATCCGCCCAAAGCCTATGGCGAGGCGCCATCGCCCGCTGCCTTCAGCGGCAGCAAGGGTGGAGTGGCTGGCAGCTCAGGCGCCAGCCTGCACGCCAAGACCTTTGCCATTGATGGGCAGCGCCTGTTTGTTGGCTCCTTCAATTTCGACCCGCGCTCGGCTCTGCTCAATACCGAGCAGGGGCTGGTCATACTGGATCCCAAACTGGCGCAAGAGGTCAGCCAGACTCTCGATCAGTACCTGCCCATGCTGGCCTACAAGGTACAACTGGATGCCAGCGGCAAGCTGCAATGGATCAGTGAAACAGGTCAGCCGCAAACCTTCAGCCACGACCCCGGCACCAGCTGGTTCAAACGCGCCATGGTGCGGGTGCTGAGCTGGCTGCCGATAGAAGGCTTTCTGTAA
- a CDS encoding alkaline phosphatase, producing MSDLKNATTLQRRRFLIASGFATTAGSLPAWARASSTLGYNPFTLGVASGDAQSDNILIWSRLTAPPESLGMEDAPQLVPMKVYWEVAHDEQFRQIIASGSTTATAEWGHSVRIQIDGLAPDRWYFYRFMHGDAVSTTGRARTAPQVGADARQLRLAVASCQRWEHGFYTAWRQVAQDAPDMVLFLGDYIYEYAQPEKAEGLARPQPLRTARTLQDYRDRYALHKSDAHLQAAHAVCNWSVIWDDHEVENDYAAQYGRGEHAHFLERRMAAWQAFYENMPLRPAIMLRNRQGLALYRTLNWGRLARLHMLDGRQYRDLQACRTPGQASTGTVDTETCTALQDPARSFLGWEQERWLGQQLQADARNAATAPRWTSLVQTTLFSPRSFKNGKQSTDSWDGYPQARQRLVSQISQTRPRNTVVLGGDIHQNYVCAIAQQSAQAPGRDNPIVASEFCGTSISSRSGTTQAKVDAIVAHNPQVLYARSEERGYSLFNITPQAMSCELRAVTNPLQADSSIYSLARFVVQDGRPGPEKVA from the coding sequence ATGTCCGATCTGAAAAACGCCACCACCCTGCAGCGCCGCCGCTTCCTCATTGCCTCTGGCTTTGCCACAACGGCAGGCAGCCTGCCTGCATGGGCCCGCGCCAGCAGCACTTTGGGCTACAACCCCTTCACGCTGGGTGTCGCCAGCGGTGATGCCCAAAGCGACAACATTCTTATCTGGTCACGACTGACCGCCCCGCCAGAATCACTGGGCATGGAGGATGCGCCGCAACTGGTGCCCATGAAGGTGTACTGGGAAGTCGCGCATGACGAGCAGTTCCGCCAGATCATTGCCAGCGGCAGCACCACGGCCACCGCCGAATGGGGCCATAGCGTGCGCATACAGATCGATGGACTGGCACCCGACCGCTGGTACTTCTACAGGTTCATGCACGGCGATGCGGTCAGCACCACAGGCCGCGCCCGCACCGCTCCGCAGGTAGGGGCCGATGCTCGCCAGCTACGCCTGGCAGTAGCGTCCTGCCAGCGCTGGGAACACGGTTTTTACACCGCATGGCGGCAAGTCGCGCAGGATGCACCGGACATGGTTCTGTTCCTGGGCGACTACATCTATGAATATGCCCAGCCAGAAAAAGCCGAAGGACTGGCCCGCCCCCAGCCTTTGCGCACAGCCCGCACACTGCAGGACTACCGCGACCGCTATGCCCTGCACAAAAGCGATGCGCACCTGCAAGCCGCCCATGCCGTGTGCAACTGGTCCGTCATCTGGGACGACCATGAAGTAGAAAATGACTATGCAGCTCAATATGGACGTGGGGAGCATGCTCACTTTTTAGAAAGACGCATGGCCGCCTGGCAGGCCTTTTATGAAAACATGCCGCTGCGCCCCGCCATCATGCTGCGCAACCGACAAGGGCTGGCCCTGTACCGCACGCTGAACTGGGGGCGACTGGCACGGCTGCACATGCTGGACGGCCGCCAGTACCGCGACCTGCAAGCCTGCCGCACACCTGGCCAAGCCAGCACCGGCACAGTCGATACCGAAACCTGCACAGCCTTGCAAGATCCGGCGCGCAGCTTTCTGGGCTGGGAGCAAGAACGCTGGCTGGGCCAGCAACTGCAGGCCGATGCACGCAACGCGGCCACCGCACCGCGCTGGACATCGCTGGTGCAGACCACACTGTTCTCCCCACGCAGCTTCAAGAACGGCAAGCAATCCACCGACAGCTGGGACGGCTACCCACAAGCGCGCCAGCGTCTGGTGAGCCAGATCAGCCAAACCCGCCCGCGCAACACCGTGGTGCTGGGCGGCGACATTCACCAGAACTATGTCTGCGCCATTGCCCAGCAAAGCGCGCAAGCACCGGGACGCGATAACCCCATCGTCGCCAGCGAGTTCTGCGGCACCTCCATCAGCTCGCGCAGCGGCACCACGCAGGCCAAGGTCGATGCCATCGTCGCTCACAACCCGCAGGTGCTTTATGCCCGCAGCGAAGAGCGCGGCTACAGCCTGTTCAATATCACGCCGCAAGCCATGAGCTGCGAGCTGCGCGCCGTCACCAACCCCTTGCAGGCCGACAGCAGCATCTACAGCTTGGCCCGGTTTGTCGTGCAAGACGGCAGGCCCGGCCCCGAGAAAGTCGCCTGA
- a CDS encoding NADPH:quinone oxidoreductase family protein, with amino-acid sequence MHAWLCTTPTGVETLQWTELPTPQPGPGQVLLEVKAASLNFPDLLIVQNKYQIKPPLPFVPGSEYAGVVQAVGEGVKHLKVGQHVACLSGTGGFATHTLAPAAMCMTLPDNFPFVDAAAFIMTYATSHHALIDRGQLKAGETVLVLGAAGGVGTAAIQIAKAAGARVIAAASTDEKCALCKAQGADITINYSHGDLREAIKAATDGKGPDVIYDPVGGDFAEPAFRSIAWRGRYLIIGFASGPIPSLPLNLALLKGASLVGVFWGDFAKREPHNNAAMMQELAQWYDQGKIKPVIDRTMPMSELFAAYERMGSRQVQGKLVMVNP; translated from the coding sequence ATGCACGCTTGGCTTTGCACCACCCCCACCGGCGTTGAAACTCTGCAGTGGACCGAGCTGCCCACGCCCCAGCCCGGCCCCGGTCAGGTGCTCCTGGAGGTCAAGGCCGCCAGCCTGAACTTTCCCGACCTGCTGATCGTGCAGAACAAATACCAGATCAAGCCGCCGCTGCCCTTTGTGCCTGGCTCTGAATACGCAGGCGTGGTGCAGGCCGTGGGCGAAGGCGTCAAGCACCTGAAGGTGGGCCAGCATGTAGCCTGCCTGTCTGGAACTGGTGGATTTGCTACGCATACGCTAGCGCCTGCTGCAATGTGCATGACGCTTCCAGACAATTTTCCCTTTGTAGATGCCGCAGCGTTCATCATGACCTACGCCACCAGCCACCACGCGCTAATCGACCGGGGTCAGCTCAAGGCGGGAGAGACCGTACTGGTGCTGGGCGCTGCAGGCGGCGTGGGAACGGCAGCCATACAGATTGCCAAAGCCGCAGGCGCACGCGTGATTGCTGCAGCATCGACCGATGAAAAATGCGCACTCTGCAAAGCCCAAGGCGCGGACATCACGATCAACTACAGCCACGGCGATCTGCGCGAAGCCATCAAGGCTGCAACCGACGGCAAAGGCCCGGACGTCATCTACGACCCTGTGGGCGGCGACTTTGCCGAGCCCGCTTTCCGCTCCATCGCCTGGCGCGGGCGTTACCTCATCATCGGTTTTGCATCCGGTCCCATTCCGTCACTGCCGTTGAATCTGGCCTTGCTCAAGGGCGCATCGCTGGTTGGTGTTTTCTGGGGCGATTTTGCCAAGCGCGAGCCACACAACAACGCCGCCATGATGCAGGAGCTGGCCCAGTGGTACGACCAGGGCAAGATCAAGCCCGTCATTGACCGCACCATGCCCATGAGCGAGCTGTTTGCCGCCTACGAGCGCATGGGCTCGCGCCAGGTCCAGGGCAAGCTGGTGATGGTCAACCCGTAA
- a CDS encoding RluA family pseudouridine synthase — MASQGKKASQAPAPQGLVSSDAPEQSWDEAAEDLISGSEVEQRELTATTEHHGQRADKVLALGVSEFSRSYLQQLLADGAVTLNGKVLSKPSAKVSVGDQLRVEMRPTQQSMAFQPEEMDLQVVYEDDDLLIINKPAGLVVHPAPGNWTGTLLNGLLARDEKARQVPRAGIVHRLDKDTSGLMVVARNRSTMDALIKMIAARDVSRQYLAIAHKDWGSRKHREVSAPIGRDPRNRLRMAVVDLNLHPGKQARTDFDLLDGDATHSLVRCTLHTGRTHQIRVHMASLGHSLIADTLYGGQQEGGLERQALHAFRLAFEHPVSKKPLVLYAPLPQDMAAALDLWGLRYNTPESL; from the coding sequence ATGGCATCGCAAGGTAAAAAAGCCTCACAAGCCCCTGCCCCGCAGGGGCTTGTGTCTTCTGACGCCCCCGAGCAAAGCTGGGATGAGGCGGCTGAAGACCTGATCTCTGGCTCCGAAGTCGAGCAGCGCGAGCTGACCGCCACCACCGAGCACCATGGCCAGCGCGCCGACAAGGTGCTGGCGCTGGGCGTGTCGGAGTTCTCGCGCAGCTATCTGCAGCAGTTGCTGGCCGATGGCGCTGTCACGCTAAACGGCAAGGTCTTGAGTAAGCCCTCGGCCAAAGTCAGCGTGGGTGACCAGTTGCGCGTGGAAATGCGCCCCACCCAGCAGAGCATGGCCTTCCAGCCGGAAGAGATGGATTTGCAGGTGGTCTATGAAGACGACGATCTGCTGATCATCAACAAGCCTGCCGGTCTGGTCGTGCATCCCGCGCCGGGCAACTGGACGGGAACGCTGCTTAACGGTCTGCTGGCACGCGATGAAAAAGCGCGCCAGGTGCCGCGTGCAGGCATTGTTCACCGGCTGGATAAAGACACCAGCGGCCTGATGGTGGTGGCGCGCAACCGCAGCACCATGGATGCGCTCATCAAAATGATTGCCGCGCGTGATGTGAGTCGCCAGTATCTGGCTATTGCGCACAAAGACTGGGGCAGCCGCAAGCACCGCGAGGTCAGCGCGCCCATTGGGCGCGACCCGCGCAATCGTCTGCGCATGGCGGTGGTCGATTTGAATTTGCACCCCGGAAAGCAGGCGCGCACCGACTTTGATCTGCTGGATGGTGACGCTACGCATAGTCTGGTGCGCTGCACGCTGCACACCGGCCGCACGCACCAGATCCGGGTGCACATGGCATCGCTGGGCCACTCGCTGATTGCCGACACGCTGTATGGTGGCCAGCAAGAGGGCGGGCTGGAAAGGCAAGCACTGCACGCCTTCAGGCTGGCGTTTGAGCACCCGGTGAGTAAGAAGCCACTGGTGCTGTATGCCCCGCTGCCACAAGACATGGCTGCAGCACTGGATTTATGGGGGCTGCGTTACAATACCCCGGAAAGCCTCTGA